The proteins below are encoded in one region of Pseudonocardia sp. DSM 110487:
- a CDS encoding MFS transporter: protein MNRQEAVVRWAVALAPFMAFAAFPLPIPALPAISADLGVGTADLQLLISGYALGLGALLIPCGVLVDRYGPVRVWIAAMAGFALFGALGAVAPGAELLVSTRIGQGAAGAGLMASSLTLVATALPRSHRAGATAQWGAAIGAGLVVGPLAGGLALEFGHWRPALLGLAIVALGAAGLGFFLRAVGGGGGSARLDVVGTATLAGGIGALIFAISSAGTSDWGSPGVVLGLIAAVALLVGFALGQRRSVEPMIDVVVLRHREYVGGLVAGLALAMSALSMMVVIGPYLQVVVGASALVLGLWFLPFTGLAFLVALLGAPLVRRLSLRSRLVAGLGLSGAGMAALLPIDAGWTWPLLLPGMALVGTGVGLANPALGLAAIRSVPPHRSGMAAGVANTARQLGNALGIVVLGAALQAAALHTARADSAGGEDAAAHVRIAEGDLAGARSLGSRAGGDIVQLYQSAQTAGVRVALLVAIAMAVAGAIGTAWLMRPAPARPTRGDASASVRET from the coding sequence ATGAATCGGCAGGAAGCGGTCGTGCGCTGGGCGGTGGCGCTGGCACCGTTCATGGCGTTCGCAGCCTTTCCGCTGCCCATTCCAGCGTTACCTGCGATCAGTGCTGACCTCGGGGTCGGCACGGCCGATCTGCAGTTGCTCATCAGCGGATATGCGTTGGGGCTGGGCGCCCTGCTGATCCCCTGCGGCGTCCTGGTCGACCGGTACGGGCCGGTCCGCGTATGGATCGCAGCGATGGCGGGGTTCGCTCTGTTCGGTGCGCTGGGCGCGGTGGCTCCCGGCGCGGAGTTGCTGGTCAGCACGCGGATCGGACAAGGAGCCGCCGGCGCAGGTCTCATGGCCAGCTCGCTGACTCTGGTGGCGACGGCGCTGCCGCGTTCCCACCGTGCCGGGGCGACGGCGCAGTGGGGTGCTGCGATCGGTGCTGGGCTGGTCGTCGGTCCACTGGCCGGTGGGTTGGCGCTGGAGTTCGGGCACTGGCGCCCGGCCTTACTCGGGTTGGCGATCGTCGCGCTGGGAGCGGCCGGGCTGGGCTTCTTCCTCCGGGCCGTCGGGGGAGGCGGCGGCTCGGCGCGGCTGGATGTCGTCGGCACGGCCACCCTGGCGGGCGGGATCGGTGCATTGATCTTCGCGATCAGCTCGGCCGGTACGAGTGACTGGGGCTCGCCCGGGGTGGTGCTGGGCTTGATCGCTGCCGTCGCACTGCTCGTCGGATTCGCGCTGGGCCAGCGTCGGAGCGTCGAGCCGATGATCGATGTCGTCGTACTGCGCCACCGGGAGTACGTGGGCGGCCTGGTCGCAGGGCTGGCCTTGGCGATGTCCGCGCTGTCCATGATGGTGGTGATCGGCCCGTACCTGCAGGTGGTCGTCGGCGCATCGGCCCTCGTCCTGGGGTTGTGGTTCCTGCCGTTCACCGGGCTGGCCTTCCTGGTGGCGCTCCTCGGAGCCCCGCTCGTCCGACGGCTCTCGCTGCGTTCCCGGTTGGTGGCCGGGCTGGGGTTGTCGGGCGCCGGGATGGCCGCGCTGCTGCCCATCGACGCGGGCTGGACGTGGCCGTTGCTGCTTCCCGGGATGGCACTGGTCGGCACCGGAGTCGGGCTGGCGAACCCGGCGTTGGGGCTCGCCGCGATCCGCTCCGTTCCGCCGCATCGCAGCGGGATGGCTGCTGGAGTGGCGAACACGGCGCGGCAGCTGGGGAACGCACTCGGAATCGTCGTGCTGGGCGCAGCTCTGCAGGCGGCCGCACTCCACACGGCGCGCGCGGACAGTGCCGGAGGGGAGGACGCGGCGGCCCACGTCCGCATCGCCGAGGGCGACCTGGCGGGCGCGCGGTCGCTCGGCAGCAGGGCCGGCGGCGACATCGTGCAGCTCTACCAGAGCGCGCAAACGGCGGGCGTCAGGGTGGCGCTACTGGTCGCGATCGCCATGGCCGTTGCCGGAGCCATCGGCACCGCGTGGCTCATGCGCCCAGCACCGGCCCGTCCTACGCGGGGTGACGCATCCGCGTCGGTGCGCGAAACCTGA
- a CDS encoding DUF1772 domain-containing protein yields MDWFRTVSLWAATITIGLVAGVFVLYAHTIMPGLARTDDRTFVAAFQEIDRMIINPWFIGGCFFGAVVCTVLAVVTQVGRSALPWIVAALVLYLVTVGITLTVNVPRNDAIKAAGLPESATELAAIRARFDEVGWRSWNIVRVIASTFAFGLLSWALVVHGRSSGAALPNGSARRRAVGPGS; encoded by the coding sequence GTGGATTGGTTCCGCACCGTGTCACTCTGGGCAGCAACGATCACGATCGGGCTGGTCGCGGGCGTGTTCGTGCTCTACGCGCACACGATCATGCCGGGATTGGCACGAACCGACGACCGGACCTTCGTCGCGGCGTTCCAGGAAATCGACCGAATGATCATCAACCCGTGGTTCATCGGCGGGTGCTTCTTCGGGGCCGTCGTCTGCACGGTCCTCGCGGTAGTGACGCAGGTCGGCCGGAGCGCCCTGCCGTGGATCGTGGCCGCGCTCGTCCTCTACCTCGTCACGGTTGGCATCACGCTCACCGTCAACGTGCCGCGGAACGACGCGATCAAGGCGGCCGGACTCCCTGAGAGCGCCACCGAGCTCGCGGCGATCCGGGCTCGCTTCGACGAGGTGGGCTGGAGAAGCTGGAACATCGTGCGGGTGATCGCCTCCACCTTCGCCTTCGGCCTGCTCTCGTGGGCGCTGGTGGTGCACGGCAGGTCGAGCGGCGCTGCGTTGCCGAACGGGTCTGCTCGGCGAAGGGCCGTTGGACCAGGGAGTTAG
- a CDS encoding S9 family peptidase yields the protein MQQLTGVASGVPYVALAPERESDRGTHATPLVVVWHLADPPRTETAMAAALPLAGLEAWRVYLGLPLHGSRMPDGGLDAYFQLGYEDAVLKVFDPVCRQAVEEFPPALAALRDQLPLGDGPLGLVGGSIGALVALSVLAEIDLPVRAVALASPAIRLASVVAANERRFSVTYPWTERSRAAADRLDFVARADQIARRDAAMQLIVGARDDEGFRTPAEQLWQALSRHTPERTALTTIPEMGHLLAEEPGLDPAPQTPHAKRVDAEMAGWFQRHLTSARPAS from the coding sequence ATGCAGCAGCTCACCGGTGTCGCCAGCGGGGTGCCCTATGTCGCTCTGGCCCCCGAGCGTGAATCCGACCGCGGGACCCATGCCACGCCGCTGGTGGTGGTCTGGCACCTGGCCGACCCGCCGCGGACCGAGACCGCCATGGCGGCGGCGCTGCCGCTGGCCGGGCTGGAGGCATGGCGGGTGTACCTCGGGCTGCCCCTGCATGGCAGCCGCATGCCCGACGGTGGCCTGGACGCCTACTTCCAGCTCGGCTACGAGGACGCCGTGCTCAAGGTGTTCGACCCGGTCTGCCGGCAGGCGGTGGAGGAGTTCCCGCCGGCGCTCGCCGCCCTCCGCGACCAGCTGCCACTTGGCGACGGCCCGCTCGGACTGGTCGGCGGCTCCATCGGCGCGCTGGTCGCCTTGAGCGTGCTCGCCGAGATCGACTTGCCCGTGCGCGCGGTGGCTCTGGCCAGCCCTGCAATCAGGCTCGCCTCGGTGGTTGCGGCCAACGAGCGGCGGTTCAGCGTCACCTACCCCTGGACCGAGCGGTCCCGCGCGGCTGCCGATCGGCTGGACTTCGTCGCCCGTGCCGACCAGATCGCCCGACGTGACGCCGCCATGCAGTTGATCGTCGGCGCGCGGGACGACGAGGGCTTCCGGACCCCGGCCGAGCAGCTGTGGCAGGCGCTGTCCCGCCACACACCAGAGCGCACCGCCCTGACCACCATCCCGGAGATGGGTCACCTGCTTGCCGAGGAACCCGGGCTGGATCCCGCGCCCCAGACCCCCCACGCCAAACGGGTTGACGCCGAGATGGCCGGATGGTTCCAGCGCCACCTCACCAGCGCCAGGCCAGCCTCATGA
- a CDS encoding GAF domain-containing sensor histidine kinase: MTLRMVRLLDASREESRRQVSEIARTIDVLTEQQDLLEQLLEEQAALRRLATLVAKGVAPSEILARAAEEIARILRIDVGLVIRFDADATTTVVAAFGTASVRSVDDGVAAVVRRTGRPARIGDDAVGAPIVVGDRLWGVAVAMGQPPAGTGLPADAEQRLAHLADLIATAVSNADARAQLTASRARVVTAADDARRTLERELHDGIQHKLVSLALVLRTAAAAAPPALPELRSQLSEVEVSLAGIIDELREMTRGIHPAVLSEGGLQAALKVLARRSAVPVELGVRIDRRVPERVEVAAYYVVSEALVNAGQANASVVRVDADASGGFLRISVEHDGVGGAGPERGSGLITLEDRVGAVGGEIRMTTPPQRGTSIQVALPILEGPEQLRP; encoded by the coding sequence ATGACGTTGCGGATGGTGCGCCTGCTCGATGCCTCGCGAGAGGAGAGCCGGCGCCAGGTGAGCGAGATCGCCCGGACGATCGACGTGCTGACCGAACAACAGGACCTCCTCGAGCAGCTCCTCGAGGAGCAGGCGGCATTGCGGCGGCTCGCGACACTCGTGGCCAAGGGAGTGGCACCGAGCGAGATCCTGGCTCGCGCCGCCGAGGAGATCGCCCGGATCCTCCGCATCGACGTGGGCCTGGTGATCCGCTTCGATGCCGACGCCACGACGACCGTTGTCGCGGCGTTCGGTACCGCCTCCGTCCGGAGCGTGGATGACGGCGTGGCGGCGGTGGTACGGCGAACCGGCCGGCCAGCCCGGATCGGGGATGACGCGGTGGGCGCACCGATCGTCGTCGGCGACCGCCTGTGGGGCGTGGCCGTCGCGATGGGGCAGCCTCCCGCGGGGACGGGGCTGCCGGCCGATGCCGAGCAACGCCTCGCCCACCTCGCGGACCTGATCGCGACGGCCGTGTCGAACGCGGACGCCCGCGCCCAGCTCACCGCGTCGAGGGCGCGTGTTGTCACCGCCGCGGACGACGCGCGGCGCACGCTCGAACGGGAACTGCACGACGGGATCCAGCACAAACTCGTGTCGCTCGCGCTCGTGCTGCGCACCGCCGCCGCGGCGGCGCCCCCGGCGCTACCCGAGCTCCGGTCCCAGCTCTCGGAGGTGGAGGTGAGCCTCGCCGGCATCATCGACGAGCTCCGCGAGATGACCCGCGGCATCCACCCTGCGGTCCTGTCCGAGGGTGGGCTCCAAGCCGCTCTCAAAGTGCTCGCCCGCCGCTCCGCCGTCCCGGTCGAGCTCGGCGTCCGCATCGACCGCCGGGTCCCGGAGCGGGTCGAGGTCGCCGCGTACTACGTCGTGTCGGAGGCCCTCGTGAACGCCGGTCAGGCGAACGCGTCCGTGGTGCGTGTCGACGCCGACGCGTCGGGCGGGTTCCTGAGGATTTCAGTCGAGCACGACGGCGTCGGTGGGGCCGGGCCCGAGCGGGGATCGGGGCTGATCACCCTCGAGGACCGCGTCGGGGCGGTCGGCGGGGAGATCAGGATGACCACCCCGCCACAGCGGGGGACATCCATTCAGGTCGCGCTTCCGATCTTGGAGGGTCCTGAACAACTCAGGCCGTAG
- a CDS encoding HhH-GPD-type base excision DNA repair protein, whose product MALCLAQDADADALLDRDPLALLIGMLLDQQFPMERAFAGPGLIARRLGVTELDARELATYDPEALVQIFRGPPAVHRYPGSMAGRVQALAAAIVERYDGDASRIWSDVDDGRELFSRLSALPGFGTQKAQIFTALLGKQRGITPAGWREAAGGYGEEGVHRSVADVVDAASLVQVREYKQAKKAAAKAGG is encoded by the coding sequence GTGGCCCTCTGTCTCGCCCAGGACGCCGACGCCGACGCGCTGCTCGACCGCGACCCACTTGCACTGCTGATCGGCATGCTGCTCGACCAGCAGTTCCCCATGGAGCGGGCGTTCGCGGGCCCCGGCCTGATCGCCCGGCGGCTCGGCGTCACCGAGCTCGACGCCCGCGAGCTCGCCACCTACGACCCCGAGGCGCTCGTCCAGATCTTCCGCGGCCCGCCCGCCGTGCACCGGTACCCGGGCTCGATGGCGGGGCGGGTGCAGGCGCTCGCCGCCGCGATCGTCGAACGGTACGACGGCGACGCGTCCCGGATCTGGAGCGACGTCGACGACGGGCGGGAGCTCTTCAGCAGGCTCTCCGCCCTCCCCGGCTTCGGTACCCAGAAGGCGCAGATCTTCACCGCGCTGCTGGGCAAGCAGCGTGGCATCACCCCGGCTGGCTGGCGGGAGGCAGCGGGCGGCTACGGCGAGGAGGGCGTCCACCGCTCGGTGGCCGACGTCGTCGACGCCGCGTCGCTCGTGCAGGTCCGGGAGTACAAGCAGGCCAAGAAGGCCGCAGCGAAGGCGGGGGGATAG
- a CDS encoding helix-turn-helix transcriptional regulator — protein sequence MSAARRDARVIDPDQVCDAAAVLADAAQLQHSAAVLDALGDVNRLSILLALHHAGDLCVSDLAFAVGMSDSAVSHALRLLRAHGMVSAHRQGRLVRYRVTGELTTRLLDVVSEGVVGDVVLHAHGRDHR from the coding sequence GTGTCCGCAGCCCGCCGAGACGCGCGGGTGATCGATCCCGACCAGGTGTGCGACGCCGCGGCCGTGCTGGCCGACGCCGCGCAGCTGCAGCACTCGGCCGCCGTGCTCGACGCGCTGGGCGACGTCAACCGGCTGAGCATCCTGCTCGCCCTGCACCACGCGGGCGACCTGTGCGTCTCCGATCTCGCGTTCGCCGTCGGGATGAGCGACAGCGCGGTGTCGCACGCGCTGCGGCTGCTGCGCGCGCACGGGATGGTCAGCGCCCACCGGCAGGGCAGGCTCGTCCGCTACCGGGTCACCGGCGAGCTCACCACGCGCCTCCTGGACGTGGTGTCCGAGGGTGTCGTCGGTGACGTGGTGCTGCACGCGCACGGGCGGGATCACCGCTAG
- a CDS encoding energy-coupling factor ABC transporter permease — translation MHIAEGYLPPLHALAWTAAAAPFVVHGARAVVRQVREEPETRLLLGAAGAFTFVLSALKLPSVTGSSSHPTGTGLGAILFRPPVMAVLGTIVLAFQALLLAHGGITTLGANAFSMAVVGPWVAYGVYVLVRRLGGGLSVAVFLAAALADLSTYCTTAVQLALAHPDATSGVSGALAEFLAIFAVTQLPLAVSEGLLTVLVVRLLTRVSPAELARLGIRPARQEA, via the coding sequence GTGCACATCGCCGAGGGGTACCTGCCGCCGTTGCACGCCTTGGCCTGGACGGCAGCGGCCGCCCCGTTCGTGGTGCACGGCGCGCGCGCCGTGGTCCGGCAGGTGCGCGAGGAGCCCGAGACCCGGCTGCTGCTCGGCGCGGCAGGCGCGTTCACGTTCGTGCTCTCGGCGTTGAAGCTCCCGTCCGTCACCGGTTCCAGCTCGCATCCGACCGGCACCGGTCTCGGCGCGATCCTGTTCCGGCCACCCGTGATGGCGGTGCTCGGCACGATCGTGCTGGCCTTCCAGGCGCTGCTGCTGGCCCACGGCGGGATCACCACGCTCGGGGCCAACGCCTTCTCGATGGCCGTGGTGGGGCCGTGGGTCGCCTACGGCGTATACGTGCTGGTCCGCCGCCTCGGTGGCGGGCTCTCGGTGGCGGTGTTCCTCGCAGCGGCGCTGGCCGACCTGTCCACCTACTGCACGACCGCCGTGCAACTCGCGCTCGCCCACCCGGACGCCACGTCCGGTGTGTCCGGGGCGCTCGCCGAGTTCCTCGCGATCTTCGCGGTGACGCAGCTCCCTCTCGCCGTCAGCGAGGGCCTGCTGACCGTGCTCGTCGTCCGCCTGCTCACCCGCGTCAGCCCGGCCGAGCTCGCCCGGCTCGGCATCCGCCCGGCCCGCCAGGAGGCATGA
- a CDS encoding energy-coupling factor ABC transporter substrate-binding protein: protein MSRFSLTNWLLVLGVVVLAAVPVLFIGSDTEFGGADGVAVERIDESGYQPWFAPLFEPSAETASGLFALQAAIGGAVLGYVFGVARGRRRNVDPPA from the coding sequence GTGTCGCGCTTCAGCCTGACCAACTGGCTGCTCGTACTCGGCGTCGTGGTGCTCGCGGCGGTTCCGGTGCTGTTCATCGGCAGTGACACCGAGTTCGGCGGCGCCGACGGCGTGGCCGTCGAGCGCATCGACGAGAGCGGCTACCAGCCGTGGTTCGCGCCGCTGTTCGAGCCGTCGGCGGAGACGGCATCGGGGCTGTTCGCGCTGCAGGCCGCGATCGGCGGGGCGGTGCTGGGCTACGTCTTCGGGGTGGCGCGCGGCCGTCGCCGGAACGTGGACCCGCCGGCCTGA
- the cbiQ gene encoding cobalt ECF transporter T component CbiQ, giving the protein MPTLDEVACTGPWRHRHPGEKALLAFGLLGCAVALPPWPGALVAGTAALALLLGPAGLGARTLLRAARGPLVFVVVGALPLLFSVGGPMLVRLDPGGVGAALALAGRATAGLLCVLLFAATTPLADTLPRLARLGVPPAVVDVAGLVYRLLFLLLDRIAAVRAAQAGRLGFRSFRTAFRSVAGQAGAVFVSAFDRARRMEQGLALRGDPGSLRVQLPPQRLSRRFLAATGVLLAAVVTLSLVLA; this is encoded by the coding sequence ATGCCCACCCTGGACGAGGTGGCGTGCACCGGGCCGTGGCGCCACCGGCACCCGGGGGAGAAGGCCCTCCTCGCGTTCGGACTGCTCGGCTGCGCTGTCGCGTTGCCACCGTGGCCGGGTGCCCTCGTCGCCGGCACCGCGGCGCTGGCGCTGCTGCTCGGCCCTGCGGGGCTCGGGGCTCGCACGTTGCTGCGGGCCGCGCGGGGCCCGTTGGTGTTCGTCGTGGTGGGCGCGCTGCCGCTGCTGTTCTCGGTGGGCGGCCCGATGCTCGTGCGGCTCGATCCCGGTGGGGTGGGCGCCGCGCTCGCGCTGGCCGGGCGCGCCACGGCGGGCCTGCTGTGCGTGCTGCTGTTCGCGGCGACCACGCCGCTCGCCGACACGCTGCCCCGGCTGGCCCGCCTGGGGGTGCCCCCGGCGGTTGTCGACGTCGCCGGCCTGGTCTACCGGCTGCTCTTCCTGCTGCTCGACCGCATCGCCGCGGTACGCGCCGCGCAGGCGGGGCGGCTCGGGTTCCGCTCCTTCCGCACCGCGTTCCGGTCGGTGGCAGGGCAGGCAGGGGCGGTGTTCGTGAGCGCGTTCGACCGGGCACGGCGGATGGAACAGGGCCTCGCCCTGCGCGGCGACCCGGGCTCGTTGCGGGTGCAGCTGCCCCCGCAGCGGCTCTCGCGACGGTTCCTGGCGGCGACCGGCGTGCTGCTCGCGGCGGTCGTGACCTTGTCGCTGGTGCTCGCGTGA
- a CDS encoding energy-coupling factor ABC transporter ATP-binding protein: protein MTPPVLEARGLHFAYEPGRPVLTGAGLALHAGRRVAVLGPNGGGKTTLFRLLAGALAPDAGEVLLDGAPVRRTRAGRTALRTQVQLVLQDPDDQLFAATVAQDVSFGPVNMGLDEATVHARVDAALAALDLTAVADRPPHLLSFGQKKRVAIAGAVAMAPRLLVLDEPTAGLDPAGVEALLGTLSALEAGGTTPVLSTHDVDLAHRWAADVAVVVDGRVRTGPADVVLGDPDLLRTARLGPAWAPAVHRLLRAAGSAARPRSAAELHAVLDEQVVKPAPG, encoded by the coding sequence GTGACGCCCCCGGTGCTGGAGGCCCGCGGCCTGCACTTCGCCTACGAGCCCGGCCGTCCCGTCCTCACGGGTGCCGGCCTCGCGCTGCACGCGGGACGGCGCGTCGCCGTACTCGGGCCGAACGGCGGCGGCAAGACCACGCTCTTCCGGCTGCTCGCCGGGGCGCTCGCCCCGGACGCGGGCGAGGTGCTGCTCGACGGGGCGCCGGTGCGGCGCACCCGGGCCGGCCGGACGGCGCTGCGCACCCAGGTGCAGCTGGTGCTGCAGGATCCCGACGACCAACTCTTCGCCGCGACCGTTGCCCAGGACGTGTCGTTCGGGCCCGTCAACATGGGCCTTGACGAGGCCACGGTGCACGCGCGCGTCGACGCCGCCCTCGCCGCGCTCGATCTCACCGCCGTCGCGGACCGGCCCCCGCACCTGCTGTCGTTCGGGCAGAAGAAGCGGGTGGCGATCGCGGGCGCGGTCGCGATGGCGCCCCGGCTCCTCGTGCTCGACGAGCCGACCGCTGGCCTCGACCCCGCGGGCGTCGAGGCACTGCTCGGCACCCTCTCCGCGCTGGAGGCGGGCGGCACGACGCCGGTGCTCTCGACCCATGACGTCGACCTCGCGCACCGCTGGGCCGCCGACGTCGCCGTGGTCGTGGACGGGCGGGTGCGGACCGGCCCCGCGGACGTCGTGCTCGGCGACCCGGACCTGCTGCGGACCGCGCGGCTCGGGCCGGCATGGGCGCCCGCAGTGCACCGGCTGCTGCGCGCGGCGGGATCCGCCGCCCGCCCTCGCAGCGCCGCGGAGCTGCACGCCGTGCTCGACGAGCAGGTCGTGAAACCGGCACCCGGGTAG
- a CDS encoding DUF3099 domain-containing protein: MADPQRPADPVLITDAARSYEEDLAVRKRRYKIMMGMRIPFMLLAAACYQIPWLAVTLLVVSIPLPWVAVLVANDRLPKKTEKTNRYRPDRRQIEQREHPIIDG, from the coding sequence GTGGCAGATCCGCAGCGCCCAGCCGACCCGGTGCTCATCACCGACGCGGCCCGCTCCTACGAGGAGGATCTCGCCGTCCGGAAGCGGCGCTACAAGATCATGATGGGGATGCGGATCCCGTTCATGCTCCTCGCCGCGGCGTGCTACCAGATCCCGTGGCTCGCGGTCACCCTGCTCGTGGTGTCGATCCCGCTCCCATGGGTGGCCGTGCTCGTCGCCAACGACCGGTTGCCCAAGAAGACCGAGAAGACCAACCGCTACCGGCCTGACCGCCGCCAGATCGAGCAGCGCGAGCACCCGATCATCGACGGCTAG
- a CDS encoding helix-turn-helix transcriptional regulator gives MTGEADLARVAALLADRTRAAMLLALLGGRPMSASALADAAGASASLASAHLRKLVDGGLLVVEPAGRQRMYRLANAVADAIEALLLLAPPDRVTSLRAAVRGQNLRRARMCYDHLAGTVGVTLTEALAGKGVLVERDHGYAVTAAAPAVLARIGVRIEQLDRLRRPLARRCMDWSERRHHLAGSLGAAVTSRLIELDWLRLPEASRIVRVTAEGQRGLGEWLQVDLGGTS, from the coding sequence GTGACGGGAGAGGCCGATCTCGCGCGGGTCGCCGCGCTGCTCGCCGATCGGACGCGCGCCGCGATGCTGCTGGCGCTGCTCGGCGGCCGCCCGATGTCGGCGTCCGCGCTGGCCGACGCCGCGGGTGCGTCCGCTTCGCTCGCGAGCGCGCACCTGCGCAAGCTCGTCGACGGAGGGCTGCTGGTCGTCGAGCCCGCCGGAAGGCAGCGGATGTACCGGCTGGCGAACGCGGTGGCGGACGCGATCGAGGCGCTGCTGCTGCTCGCGCCACCGGACCGGGTGACGTCGCTGCGCGCGGCGGTCCGCGGGCAGAACCTGCGGCGGGCGCGGATGTGCTACGACCACCTGGCCGGCACCGTCGGCGTCACCCTCACCGAGGCGCTGGCCGGGAAGGGGGTCCTCGTCGAGCGCGACCACGGCTACGCCGTGACGGCGGCGGCCCCGGCCGTACTGGCCCGGATCGGCGTGCGGATCGAGCAGCTCGACCGCCTGCGCCGCCCGCTGGCCCGCCGCTGCATGGACTGGAGCGAACGCCGCCACCACCTGGCGGGCAGCCTCGGCGCCGCCGTCACGAGCCGGCTGATCGAGCTGGACTGGTTGCGGCTGCCCGAGGCGAGCCGGATCGTGCGCGTGACGGCGGAGGGGCAGCGGGGTCTCGGCGAGTGGCTGCAGGTGGACCTGGGCGGCACGTCCTGA
- a CDS encoding carbohydrate kinase family protein, giving the protein MRPPRVVVVGDIAVDVIVEPRSPAVAGADVPARIRTRAGGAGANTAAWLAHLGADVTLVARVGDDPAGRAAADDLHAAGVRTALTVDPGHPTCTVVVLLADGDRTMLSDRGAAARLAPADLPSFGGADHLHLSGYVLLDPASRTAGRAALAQARSAGLTTSVDPQVAPALGPGFVDDVRDVDLLLPNADELAALGGVDRVLDVVGAVAATDGAAPARWTDRDGTWTAVPPHPDVVDPTGAGDAFDAGLLVAWLGGSGPAAALEAGCAAGAAAVSRLGARPR; this is encoded by the coding sequence GTGAGGCCGCCGCGGGTCGTGGTGGTGGGCGACATCGCGGTCGACGTCATCGTCGAACCCCGCTCCCCCGCTGTCGCCGGCGCGGACGTGCCCGCCCGGATCCGGACGCGCGCGGGTGGGGCTGGGGCGAACACCGCCGCGTGGCTCGCCCACCTCGGCGCGGACGTCACGCTCGTGGCGCGCGTCGGCGACGACCCGGCGGGCCGCGCGGCCGCCGACGACCTGCATGCGGCCGGGGTCCGCACCGCCCTCACCGTCGATCCCGGCCACCCGACCTGCACGGTGGTCGTGCTGCTCGCCGACGGCGACCGCACCATGCTCTCCGACCGGGGCGCGGCAGCCCGGCTGGCGCCCGCCGACCTGCCCTCGTTCGGCGGGGCCGACCACCTGCACCTCTCGGGCTACGTCCTGCTCGACCCGGCGTCGCGGACGGCAGGGCGGGCGGCGCTCGCCCAGGCCCGCTCGGCCGGGCTGACCACGTCGGTCGACCCGCAGGTCGCGCCCGCGCTGGGGCCCGGGTTCGTCGACGACGTGCGCGATGTCGACCTGCTGCTGCCCAACGCCGACGAGCTGGCGGCGCTCGGGGGTGTCGACCGGGTGCTCGACGTCGTGGGGGCCGTCGCGGCGACGGACGGCGCGGCCCCGGCGCGCTGGACCGATCGGGACGGGACGTGGACCGCCGTGCCTCCGCACCCCGATGTGGTGGACCCGACGGGTGCGGGTGACGCCTTCGACGCGGGCCTGCTCGTCGCATGGCTCGGCGGGTCGGGCCCGGCGGCCGCCCTCGAAGCGGGCTGCGCCGCCGGCGCGGCGGCGGTGAGCAGGCTGGGCGCGCGCCCGCGGTGA
- a CDS encoding pseudouridine-5'-phosphate glycosidase, protein MPHVSVPVSPPDPLLTSPEVADAVAGGRPVVALESTLLAHGLPAPQNRAAAEDLEAAVRAHGAVPATVAVLDGVARVGLSAAELDRVCAGGLAKLSARDLGAAVGLRRDGATTVAATAALAHASGVRVFATGGLGGVHRGARESWDVSADLAALAATPVLVVCSGVKSILDVPATLEVLETESVPVLGYRTDAFPGFYRRDSGHPVPWRVDTPAQAAAVWLAHRALGGTSGAVLAQPVPADAELDVVLHDRLLDEGIALLHSRGVTGKDVTPVLLEHFHTGSGGASLRTNLALVLANAELAAQVAAALSS, encoded by the coding sequence ATGCCCCACGTGTCCGTTCCCGTCTCCCCACCTGATCCGTTACTGACCTCACCCGAGGTCGCCGACGCCGTCGCAGGCGGCCGCCCGGTCGTCGCACTGGAGAGCACGCTGCTCGCCCATGGCCTGCCGGCGCCGCAGAACCGGGCCGCCGCCGAGGACCTCGAGGCGGCCGTACGCGCCCACGGCGCCGTCCCGGCGACCGTCGCCGTCCTCGACGGAGTGGCCAGGGTGGGGCTCAGCGCGGCTGAGCTGGACCGCGTCTGCGCGGGCGGGCTCGCGAAGCTGTCGGCCCGCGACCTCGGCGCCGCGGTCGGCCTGCGCCGCGACGGCGCCACGACGGTGGCCGCCACGGCCGCGCTGGCCCACGCGTCCGGCGTGCGGGTGTTCGCGACCGGCGGGCTGGGTGGCGTGCACCGCGGCGCGCGGGAGAGCTGGGACGTGTCCGCCGACCTCGCCGCGCTCGCCGCGACTCCGGTGCTCGTCGTGTGCTCGGGCGTGAAGTCGATCCTTGACGTGCCGGCCACCCTCGAAGTCCTCGAAACCGAGTCGGTGCCGGTGCTCGGCTACCGCACCGACGCCTTCCCCGGCTTCTACCGGCGCGACTCCGGCCACCCGGTGCCGTGGAGGGTGGACACGCCCGCCCAGGCCGCCGCCGTCTGGCTGGCGCACCGAGCGCTGGGCGGGACGTCGGGCGCCGTACTCGCGCAACCGGTGCCGGCCGACGCCGAGCTCGACGTCGTGCTGCACGATCGGCTGCTCGACGAGGGAATCGCGCTGCTGCACTCCCGCGGCGTCACCGGCAAGGACGTGACGCCGGTGCTGCTCGAGCACTTCCACACCGGCAGCGGGGGCGCGAGCCTGAGAACGAACCTCGCCCTCGTGCTGGCCAACGCCGAGCTCGCCGCGCAGGTGGCGGCCGCCCTCAGCTCGTGA